One Candidatus Delongbacteria bacterium genomic window carries:
- the motA gene encoding flagellar motor stator protein MotA, which translates to MNLIIGIITVFGCVITGFVLEGGHIAALWQPLELLILFGAAFGAMIIANPFSVIKAVLAEIPAVMKGPRYTKTDYLQLFGMMGDVFNKIRRQGLVAIEADIGKPDSSEIFSKYPKILADHHTIEFIQDYLRLVVSGSMNTFQLENLMDVELGTHHHEAEAPAQAVNRIADALPGFGIVAAVLGIVITMGALDGPAEELGHKVAAALVGTFLGILFAYGVFAPLSTALERRARQQADWFVAIKTCFLASLQGYAPQIALEFGRKTVPSECRPDFEELSNFLRGAKKE; encoded by the coding sequence GTGAACCTGATCATCGGAATCATCACTGTTTTCGGCTGTGTGATCACCGGCTTCGTCCTGGAAGGCGGACACATCGCGGCCCTTTGGCAACCGCTGGAGCTGCTGATCCTGTTTGGCGCCGCCTTCGGTGCGATGATCATCGCCAATCCCTTCAGCGTGATCAAGGCCGTGCTCGCCGAGATCCCGGCCGTGATGAAGGGTCCACGCTACACCAAGACCGACTACCTGCAGCTCTTCGGCATGATGGGCGACGTCTTCAACAAGATCCGGCGCCAGGGGCTGGTGGCCATCGAGGCGGACATCGGCAAGCCGGACTCCAGCGAGATCTTCAGCAAGTACCCCAAGATCCTGGCCGACCATCACACCATCGAATTCATCCAGGACTACCTGCGCCTGGTGGTGTCGGGCAGCATGAACACCTTCCAGCTGGAAAACCTGATGGACGTGGAGCTGGGCACGCACCACCACGAAGCGGAGGCGCCGGCCCAGGCCGTCAACCGGATCGCGGACGCCCTGCCGGGATTCGGCATCGTGGCCGCCGTGCTGGGCATCGTGATCACCATGGGCGCCCTGGATGGTCCCGCCGAAGAGCTGGGCCACAAGGTGGCCGCCGCCCTGGTGGGCACCTTCCTGGGCATCCTGTTCGCCTACGGCGTGTTCGCCCCGCTGAGCACGGCCCTGGAGCGGCGCGCCCGCCAGCAGGCCGACTGGTTCGTGGCCATCAAGACCTGCTTCCTGGCCAGTCTGCAAGGCTACGCGCCGCAGATCGCGCTGGAGTTCGGCCGCAAGACCGTGCCCTCCGAGTGCCGGCCGGACTTCGAGGAGCTCTCCAACTTCCTCCGCGGCGCGAAGAAGGAATAG
- a CDS encoding flagellar motor protein MotB, translating to MADAKPAEQPIVIKRIVAAHGHHGGAWKVAFADFATAMMAFFMLMWILGQADKNQKAAISNYFNNPTVVDLGGASGVSGTESGTEGGEADLGAPGGEEAEKASLEQLQAQIQDALNTSAAMEQYKDQIQVEMTPEGVRIQIMDKEFSSMFALGSATLEPSALDLLHELGRAVSTVPNRISISGHTDALPYGSPTYTNWELSSDRANAARRELLRGGLAPDKIGRVVGLASQALLFPDRPEDPMNRRITILVMNNQTEQAIRQEGGQLVHVE from the coding sequence ATGGCGGACGCAAAACCGGCCGAGCAGCCCATTGTCATCAAGCGCATCGTCGCGGCGCACGGACACCACGGCGGCGCCTGGAAAGTGGCCTTCGCCGACTTCGCCACCGCCATGATGGCCTTCTTCATGCTGATGTGGATCCTGGGTCAGGCGGACAAGAACCAGAAGGCCGCCATCTCCAACTACTTCAACAATCCCACGGTGGTGGATCTGGGCGGCGCCTCCGGCGTCTCGGGCACGGAATCCGGCACCGAAGGCGGCGAGGCGGACCTGGGCGCGCCGGGGGGCGAGGAGGCGGAGAAGGCCTCGCTGGAGCAACTGCAGGCGCAGATCCAGGACGCACTCAACACCTCCGCCGCCATGGAGCAGTACAAGGACCAGATCCAGGTGGAGATGACTCCGGAAGGCGTGCGCATCCAGATCATGGACAAAGAGTTCAGTTCCATGTTCGCCCTGGGCAGCGCCACCCTCGAGCCCAGCGCCCTGGACCTGCTGCACGAACTGGGCCGGGCCGTCTCCACGGTGCCCAACCGCATCTCCATCAGCGGCCACACGGACGCCCTGCCCTACGGCTCGCCCACCTACACCAACTGGGAACTCTCCAGCGACCGCGCCAACGCGGCGCGGCGCGAGCTGCTGCGCGGCGGCCTCGCGCCGGACAAGATCGGCCGGGTGGTGGGGCTGGCCAGCCAGGCCCTGCTCTTCCCGGACCGGCCGGAGGATCCCATGAACCGGCGGATCACCATCCTGGTGATGAACAACCAGACGGAGCAGGCCATCCGCCAGGAGGGCGGGCAGTTGGTGCACGTGGAATAG
- the lipA gene encoding lipoyl synthase: MSEQPAEPRLRKPDWLKVRLPSGAGVVKMNQLLRQKKLVTVCEEARCPNMHECWTQGTATFMILGDTCTRSCGFCNVKTGRPGTVDWDEADRVAEAAGQMQLKHVVITSVDRDELPDKGAGLFALTIRKVRKALPEATIEVLIPDFRGDAACLRLVLAEKPDVLNHNVETIARLYRTVRPQAVYQESLELIRRAAQAGFFTKSGFMVGLGETDAEVLELIRDLKAHDARFITIGQYLQPTKQHLPVERYVHPDQFLEYARFAKSLGVEKIQAGPLVRSSYHAGDEAAEAGVTVQSGHVFG, from the coding sequence GTGAGCGAACAACCCGCCGAGCCCCGGCTGCGCAAGCCCGACTGGCTGAAAGTACGCCTGCCCTCCGGCGCGGGCGTGGTCAAGATGAACCAGCTGCTGCGCCAGAAGAAGCTGGTCACCGTCTGCGAGGAAGCCCGCTGTCCCAACATGCACGAGTGTTGGACCCAGGGCACGGCGACCTTCATGATCCTGGGCGACACCTGCACGCGCAGCTGCGGTTTCTGCAACGTGAAGACCGGCCGGCCGGGCACGGTGGATTGGGACGAGGCGGACCGCGTGGCGGAAGCCGCCGGCCAGATGCAGCTCAAGCACGTGGTGATCACCAGCGTGGACCGCGACGAGCTGCCCGACAAGGGCGCCGGCCTGTTCGCGCTGACCATCCGCAAGGTGCGCAAGGCCCTGCCCGAGGCCACCATCGAGGTGCTGATCCCGGACTTCCGCGGCGACGCCGCCTGCCTGCGTCTGGTGCTGGCGGAGAAGCCCGACGTGCTCAACCACAACGTGGAGACCATCGCGCGGCTCTACCGCACGGTGCGGCCCCAGGCCGTCTACCAGGAGAGCCTCGAATTGATCCGCCGGGCCGCCCAGGCCGGCTTCTTCACCAAGAGCGGCTTCATGGTTGGGCTGGGGGAGACGGACGCCGAAGTGCTGGAGCTCATCCGCGACCTCAAGGCCCACGACGCGCGCTTCATCACCATCGGCCAGTATCTGCAGCCCACCAAGCAGCACCTGCCCGTGGAGCGCTACGTACATCCGGACCAGTTCCTGGAGTACGCGCGCTTCGCCAAGAGCCTGGGCGTGGAAAAGATCCAGGCCGGGCCGCTGGTGCGCAGCTCGTATCACGCCGGCGACGAGGCGGCGGAGGCGGGGGTGACGGTCCAGTCGGGCCACGTGTTCGGCTGA
- a CDS encoding isoprenylcysteine carboxylmethyltransferase family protein, whose protein sequence is MELQQRLCTQGDTLFRLRSYVPLVFLAVLILALWLEGSAALPLSASWIWACVAVSLAGQFIRADVVGHTPDGTSGRNTSVQVAKQLNTVGWYSVVRHPLYVGNALMWLGLALLPGLWWLTLLVMLGFWLFYERVMLREEEFIKGEFGAAFTAWAAVTPAFLPRVSRWQPWALSFSWKNVLRREFSGFFALVGLFVLLLVLREFFAGQTVEFSSGQKLALLAGLATYLILYVLRRWTRVLHERPR, encoded by the coding sequence GTGGAGCTACAGCAGCGACTCTGCACCCAGGGCGACACTCTGTTCCGCCTGCGCAGCTATGTGCCGCTGGTCTTCCTGGCGGTGCTGATCCTGGCCCTCTGGCTGGAGGGCTCCGCCGCCCTGCCACTCTCCGCCAGCTGGATCTGGGCCTGCGTGGCCGTCTCCCTGGCGGGCCAGTTCATCCGCGCCGACGTGGTGGGCCACACGCCGGACGGCACCAGCGGGCGCAATACCAGCGTGCAGGTGGCCAAGCAGCTCAACACGGTGGGCTGGTACAGCGTGGTGCGGCATCCGCTCTACGTGGGCAACGCCCTGATGTGGCTGGGGCTGGCCCTGCTGCCGGGCCTCTGGTGGCTGACGCTCTTGGTCATGCTGGGCTTCTGGCTCTTCTACGAACGCGTCATGCTGCGCGAAGAGGAATTCATCAAAGGCGAGTTCGGCGCGGCCTTCACGGCCTGGGCCGCCGTGACCCCGGCCTTCCTGCCGCGCGTCTCGCGCTGGCAGCCCTGGGCTCTCTCTTTCTCGTGGAAGAACGTGCTGCGGCGGGAATTCTCGGGCTTCTTCGCCCTGGTGGGACTCTTCGTCCTGCTGCTGGTGCTGCGCGAGTTCTTCGCCGGGCAGACCGTCGAGTTCAGCAGCGGGCAGAAGCTGGCCCTCTTGGCGGGCCTGGCCACCTATCTGATCCTCTACGTGCTGCGCCGCTGGACGCGCGTGCTGCACGAGCGTCCGCGCTGA
- the rdgB gene encoding RdgB/HAM1 family non-canonical purine NTP pyrophosphatase codes for MPRLHVATGNAHKLIELRHTLEEAFGPVELKSLRDFPELAEPVEDGATLEENALIKARALFAHAGGLCLADDTGLMVEALGGAPGVYSARWAGEACSYADNVARMVREIAVVPEDRRQASFATVLAVIEPDGRETLLRGLCHGRILGAPRGTGGFGYDPVFLLPELGKSFAELTLEEKNAVSHRGRAVAELVSWLRSSLGWEPTQRHREMN; via the coding sequence CTGCCCCGACTCCACGTCGCCACCGGCAACGCCCACAAACTGATCGAACTGCGTCACACGCTGGAGGAGGCCTTCGGCCCTGTGGAGCTGAAGAGCCTGCGCGACTTCCCGGAGCTCGCCGAGCCCGTCGAGGACGGCGCCACGCTGGAGGAAAACGCGCTGATCAAGGCGCGCGCGCTCTTCGCCCACGCCGGCGGACTCTGTCTGGCGGACGACACCGGCCTGATGGTGGAGGCGCTGGGCGGCGCGCCGGGCGTCTACAGCGCGCGCTGGGCGGGCGAAGCCTGCAGCTACGCCGACAACGTGGCCAGGATGGTGCGGGAGATCGCGGTCGTGCCCGAGGATCGGCGCCAGGCGAGCTTCGCCACCGTGCTGGCCGTCATCGAGCCGGACGGCCGTGAGACGCTGCTGCGCGGCTTGTGTCACGGACGGATCCTGGGCGCGCCGCGCGGGACCGGCGGCTTCGGCTACGATCCGGTCTTCCTGCTGCCCGAGCTGGGCAAGAGCTTCGCCGAGCTGACCCTGGAGGAGAAAAACGCCGTCAGCCACCGGGGCCGGGCCGTGGCTGAGCTAGTCTCCTGGCTGCGCTCGTCTTTGGGTTGGGAACCAACACAGAGACACAGAGAGATGAATTGA
- a CDS encoding ABC transporter ATP-binding protein gives MWPLIRQFLPYLRGVRSYLALGLVMMVLSSLLAGANIGLIYPFFEGVFGGASADPAPDKVMALGPSISQLGQDLSHALHAAGGLREPAGQALDAFLGRHTRSTVLLLLCGLALGLATAKFFAFYLYRVFFVQVEQTMVRRLRDHLFTHLQDLSLDVVQRFRQGELISRVVNDVMVVRSLTVTKVADLLSNLLQSLVYFVLALLVDWRLTLISVLVLAPAVGGFQYIGRKLRTYSRRAQEHMSRVSERLSENLQGYRVVQAFFAREREIQRFREATTSYFRRMRKLELVAGLSGPFGEFASMLVAVFMLWYGGRHVLSGEGMSGSAFLTFLAALLAMLHPLKITARTWNELQRGTGAGDRILEIFKLRSSLALAEHPRPVDGLREGIELRHVSLSYDGKPALQDVSLTLRKGEMLALVGGSGSGKTTLANLVLRLIDPSQGELLLDGRDIRELDLGAYRGLFGVVGQDTWLFQLSVAENVCYPRAVPDPVQVEEALGLANAEGFVREMGGPDSLVQEGGHNLSGGQRQRLAIARAVARHPQVLVFDEATSALDSESEQLVQAALERSVSERTALVIAHRLSTIIRADRIVCLKEGRIDGVGPHEELLRTSEEYRKLYDLQFSIQEEA, from the coding sequence ATGTGGCCACTGATTCGACAATTCCTGCCTTACCTGCGCGGGGTGCGCAGCTACCTGGCGCTGGGTCTGGTGATGATGGTGCTCTCCAGCCTGCTGGCGGGGGCGAACATCGGCCTGATCTACCCCTTCTTCGAGGGCGTGTTCGGCGGAGCCTCCGCGGACCCCGCCCCGGATAAGGTGATGGCGCTGGGGCCGTCCATCAGCCAGCTGGGCCAGGACCTGTCGCACGCCCTGCACGCGGCCGGCGGTCTGCGCGAGCCCGCCGGGCAGGCCCTGGACGCCTTCCTCGGACGTCACACGCGCTCCACCGTGCTGCTGCTGCTCTGCGGGCTGGCGCTGGGGTTGGCCACGGCCAAGTTCTTCGCCTTCTACCTCTACCGCGTGTTCTTCGTGCAGGTGGAGCAGACCATGGTGCGCCGCCTGCGCGACCACCTCTTCACCCACCTGCAGGACCTCTCGCTGGACGTGGTGCAGCGCTTCCGTCAGGGCGAGCTGATCAGCCGCGTCGTCAACGACGTGATGGTGGTGCGCAGCCTGACCGTCACCAAGGTGGCCGACCTGCTCTCGAACCTGCTGCAGAGTCTGGTCTACTTCGTGCTGGCGCTGCTGGTGGACTGGCGCCTGACCCTGATCTCGGTGCTGGTGCTGGCCCCGGCGGTGGGCGGCTTCCAGTACATCGGGCGCAAGCTGCGCACCTACAGCCGGCGCGCCCAGGAGCACATGTCGCGCGTGTCCGAGCGGCTCTCGGAGAATCTGCAGGGCTACCGTGTGGTGCAGGCCTTCTTCGCCCGGGAGCGCGAAATCCAGCGCTTCCGCGAGGCCACCACCAGCTACTTCCGCCGCATGCGCAAGCTGGAGCTGGTGGCCGGGCTGTCCGGACCTTTCGGCGAGTTCGCCTCCATGCTCGTGGCCGTCTTCATGCTCTGGTACGGCGGCCGGCACGTGCTCAGCGGCGAGGGCATGTCGGGCTCGGCCTTCCTCACCTTTCTGGCGGCCCTGCTGGCCATGCTGCACCCGCTGAAGATCACGGCCCGCACCTGGAACGAGCTGCAACGCGGCACAGGCGCCGGAGACCGCATCCTGGAGATCTTCAAACTGCGCAGCTCGCTGGCGCTGGCCGAGCATCCCCGGCCCGTGGATGGACTGCGCGAAGGGATCGAGCTGCGCCACGTCAGCCTGTCCTACGACGGCAAGCCGGCGCTGCAGGACGTGAGCCTGACCCTGCGCAAGGGCGAGATGCTGGCCCTGGTGGGCGGCTCGGGCTCGGGCAAGACCACGCTGGCCAATCTGGTGCTGCGGCTGATCGATCCCAGCCAGGGCGAGCTGCTGCTGGACGGGCGGGATATCCGCGAGCTGGACCTGGGCGCCTATCGCGGCCTGTTCGGCGTGGTGGGCCAGGACACCTGGCTCTTCCAGCTCAGCGTGGCGGAGAACGTTTGCTATCCGCGGGCGGTGCCCGATCCAGTCCAGGTGGAGGAAGCCCTGGGCCTGGCCAACGCGGAAGGCTTCGTGCGCGAGATGGGCGGCCCCGACTCGCTGGTGCAGGAGGGCGGGCACAACCTCTCCGGCGGACAGCGCCAGCGGCTGGCCATCGCGCGGGCCGTGGCGCGGCATCCCCAGGTGCTGGTCTTCGACGAGGCCACCAGCGCGCTGGACTCGGAGAGCGAGCAGCTGGTGCAGGCCGCGCTGGAGCGCTCGGTGAGCGAGCGCACGGCCCTGGTGATCGCCCACCGGCTCTCCACCATCATCCGGGCGGACCGCATCGTCTGCCTCAAGGAGGGGCGCATCGACGGCGTGGGTCCGCACGAGGAGCTCCTGCGCACCAGCGAGGAGTACCGCAAGCTCTACGATCTCCAATTCAGCATCCAGGAGGAGGCGTGA
- a CDS encoding glycosyltransferase family 9 protein: MIRILVIQLRRLGDVLMTTPLLRSLRGNFPDARLDFLCEPGSRQVLEHNSLVDEIRLLSERPTGVDLLDLAMELRRARYDWVIDCQGLAKTGLLARLSGAPVRLGYGGRWWRPLVYSTRYVRHNADYSALDKLRLLGRLLDEAHAPDPRDLELEFPVAPQARQEAELFCRATFQGTASLPPARPGGPARWPVAALFGVSRQPYKVWPAEALAEVGRRLAAAGLRPFLVHGPGEEEAARRVAERIGPAALVDYPLPSFPVLKEILARCALFVGNDGGPKHLAALSGIPSVAVFGRVHPESWTRPGDATQRWVATASETRRLPTRGPCETARSLEEIPAESVWREVESLLRGQPRLFQSQRGARRP; the protein is encoded by the coding sequence ATGATTCGCATCCTGGTCATCCAACTGCGGCGCCTTGGCGACGTGCTCATGACCACGCCGCTGCTGCGCAGCCTGCGCGGCAACTTCCCCGACGCGCGGCTGGACTTCCTCTGCGAACCCGGCAGCCGTCAGGTGCTGGAGCACAATTCCCTGGTGGATGAGATCCGGCTGCTGAGCGAGCGGCCCACGGGCGTGGACCTGCTGGACCTGGCCATGGAATTGCGACGGGCCCGTTACGATTGGGTGATCGACTGCCAGGGCCTGGCCAAGACGGGCCTGCTGGCGCGGCTGAGCGGCGCGCCCGTGCGGCTGGGATACGGCGGCCGCTGGTGGAGGCCGCTGGTCTACAGCACGCGCTACGTGAGACACAACGCCGATTACAGCGCCCTGGACAAGCTGCGGCTGCTGGGGCGGCTGCTGGACGAGGCCCACGCCCCCGATCCCCGCGACCTGGAGCTGGAGTTTCCCGTGGCGCCCCAGGCCCGCCAGGAGGCGGAGCTGTTCTGCCGCGCCACTTTCCAGGGCACGGCCAGCCTGCCCCCCGCCCGCCCGGGCGGACCCGCGCGCTGGCCCGTGGCGGCCCTGTTCGGCGTCAGTCGGCAACCCTACAAGGTCTGGCCGGCGGAGGCGCTGGCGGAGGTGGGCCGGCGGCTGGCTGCGGCGGGGCTGCGGCCCTTCCTGGTGCACGGGCCGGGCGAGGAGGAGGCGGCCCGGCGGGTGGCGGAGCGCATCGGCCCCGCGGCCCTGGTGGACTACCCCCTGCCCTCCTTTCCCGTGCTGAAGGAGATCCTGGCCCGCTGCGCGCTCTTCGTGGGCAACGACGGCGGACCCAAGCACCTGGCGGCCCTCTCCGGCATTCCCAGCGTGGCCGTCTTCGGCCGCGTGCACCCCGAGAGCTGGACGCGCCCGGGGGACGCCACCCAGCGCTGGGTGGCCACGGCCTCGGAGACGCGCCGCCTGCCCACCCGCGGGCCCTGCGAGACGGCCCGCAGCCTGGAGGAGATTCCGGCGGAGAGCGTCTGGCGCGAAGTGGAGTCCCTGCTGCGCGGCCAGCCCCGCCTGTTCCAGTCCCAACGGGGAGCGCGGCGGCCATGA
- a CDS encoding glycosyltransferase family 4 protein — protein MRILYVNSTRRWGGVKSWCLRSARSLQQRGHELWVAGRTGDPFLDACRDADLSILPLAFGMSWSPLLILRLHGLIRRLGIEVTVCNTGRDLSTAGVASRLAGVPVVHRVGSGSDFPDSWVRRRTHHLLGTRLLAPAQVVRDELLTNYSWLRPEDVAVSWNGALAPARPALPGPADRLVCLSRLAAGKGLEPLLQAVDQLQRAGRVLQLDLVGEGPLEAELKSRSRELGLDESVRFPGFVRPAAGVLSLAGIGVLPSLREGFPNTLLEYWAAGLAVVASDLPGVREALDGSGAALLVPPGDPGALAQALGRLLDDDGLRRETAAAGQARLAERFTSVREAERLEAFYQGLIAERHP, from the coding sequence ATGAGGATCCTCTACGTCAACAGCACGCGTCGCTGGGGCGGCGTCAAGAGCTGGTGCCTGCGGAGTGCCCGCAGCCTGCAGCAGCGCGGTCACGAACTGTGGGTGGCCGGCCGGACGGGCGACCCCTTCCTGGACGCCTGCCGGGACGCGGACCTGAGCATCCTGCCGCTGGCCTTCGGCATGAGCTGGTCGCCCCTGCTGATCCTGCGCCTGCACGGCCTGATCCGCCGCCTGGGCATTGAGGTAACGGTCTGCAACACGGGCCGCGACTTGTCCACCGCGGGAGTGGCCAGCCGGCTGGCCGGCGTGCCCGTGGTGCACCGGGTGGGCTCGGGCAGCGACTTCCCCGACAGCTGGGTCCGGCGCCGCACGCACCACCTGCTGGGAACGCGCCTGCTGGCCCCCGCCCAGGTGGTCAGGGACGAACTGCTAACGAACTACAGCTGGCTGCGTCCCGAGGACGTGGCGGTGTCCTGGAACGGCGCGCTGGCCCCGGCGCGGCCCGCCCTGCCCGGACCGGCGGACCGGCTGGTCTGCCTGTCGCGGCTGGCGGCGGGCAAGGGCCTGGAGCCGCTGCTGCAAGCCGTGGACCAACTCCAGCGCGCGGGCCGGGTCCTGCAACTGGATCTGGTGGGCGAGGGCCCGCTGGAGGCCGAGTTGAAGTCCCGCAGCCGGGAGCTGGGTCTGGACGAGAGCGTGCGCTTCCCCGGCTTCGTCCGCCCCGCGGCCGGCGTGCTGTCGCTGGCGGGAATCGGCGTGCTGCCTTCCCTGCGCGAGGGTTTTCCCAACACCCTGCTTGAATACTGGGCCGCCGGGCTGGCCGTGGTGGCCAGCGACCTGCCCGGCGTGCGCGAGGCCCTGGATGGGAGCGGCGCGGCCCTGCTGGTGCCGCCCGGCGACCCGGGCGCGCTGGCTCAGGCCCTGGGCCGCCTGCTGGACGACGACGGCTTGCGGCGGGAAACGGCCGCGGCCGGGCAGGCCCGGCTGGCCGAGCGCTTCACCAGCGTGCGCGAGGCCGAGCGCCTGGAGGCCTTCTACCAGGGCCTGATCGCCGAGCGTCACCCATGA
- a CDS encoding glycosyltransferase family 4 protein: protein MTDPVAPRQLVILCYVRLDRPGGAAWSRLLNYARAFVAATGGHVHIFSSRCLDLGAPPLETGVAGCLAQGRTLPPLAWWEQGWPRRRLRRWLREVLERIRALGGECSVLVVPNNHELWENRLTRRTLQEAGLAVYLEKNELELGLALHLRGFQWNRLGDCLRDWLLFPYQLLKAALLDRQISRYQGVVVISRRLEAWVAPRNPNLVRVPVLMDEPAPHAADPPPPGFQIGFTGSVSQRKEGLGRFIRVLGELRGQLPDAELQIYGKWQTPEGRRLRALVRRLDLEARVHFHGERSLCEIQRVLGAHHLLILPRPRTLQNEYGFSTKLAGYLGSGVATLATAVSDNADYLQDGVNGFLLPSDRPERLRAKLLEIYGRRGELAAIGERGRQTALQHFHFSRHGERLAGLLRGR, encoded by the coding sequence ATGACGGATCCGGTGGCGCCGCGGCAGCTGGTCATCCTCTGCTACGTCCGCCTGGACCGCCCCGGCGGCGCCGCCTGGTCCCGCCTGTTGAATTACGCCCGGGCCTTCGTGGCGGCCACCGGCGGCCACGTCCACATTTTTTCCTCGCGCTGCCTGGACCTGGGCGCGCCGCCCCTCGAGACGGGGGTGGCGGGCTGCCTGGCCCAGGGCCGAACCCTGCCTCCGCTCGCCTGGTGGGAACAGGGGTGGCCGCGCCGGCGCCTCCGCCGGTGGCTGCGGGAGGTGCTGGAGCGGATCCGCGCGCTGGGGGGCGAGTGCTCCGTGCTGGTGGTGCCCAACAACCACGAGCTGTGGGAGAACCGGCTGACCCGGCGCACGCTGCAGGAGGCCGGGCTGGCCGTCTATCTGGAGAAGAACGAACTCGAGCTGGGCCTGGCCCTGCACCTGCGGGGCTTCCAGTGGAACCGGCTGGGCGACTGCCTGCGCGACTGGCTGCTCTTTCCCTATCAATTGCTCAAGGCCGCGCTGCTGGACCGGCAGATCTCCCGCTACCAGGGCGTGGTGGTGATTTCCCGCCGCCTGGAGGCCTGGGTCGCGCCGCGCAATCCCAACCTGGTGCGCGTGCCCGTGCTGATGGACGAGCCGGCGCCGCACGCTGCCGACCCGCCGCCCCCCGGCTTCCAGATCGGCTTCACGGGCAGCGTGAGCCAGCGCAAGGAAGGCTTGGGCCGCTTCATCCGGGTCCTGGGCGAATTGCGCGGACAACTGCCCGACGCCGAGCTGCAGATCTACGGCAAGTGGCAGACGCCGGAGGGGCGCCGGCTGCGTGCTTTGGTCCGCCGGCTGGACCTGGAGGCGCGCGTGCATTTCCACGGCGAGCGCTCCCTCTGCGAAATCCAGCGCGTGCTGGGAGCCCACCACCTGCTGATCCTGCCGCGGCCCCGCACGCTGCAGAACGAGTACGGCTTCTCCACCAAGCTGGCCGGCTACCTGGGCTCCGGCGTAGCCACCCTGGCCACGGCGGTCAGCGACAATGCCGACTACCTCCAGGACGGCGTGAACGGCTTTCTGCTGCCGTCGGACCGGCCGGAGCGCCTGCGCGCCAAGCTGCTGGAGATCTACGGGCGGCGTGGCGAGCTGGCGGCCATCGGCGAGCGGGGTCGGCAAACAGCGTTGCAGCACTTCCATTTTTCCCGCCACGGCGAACGCCTGGCGGGCCTGTTGCGGGGTCGTTGA
- a CDS encoding tyrosine-type recombinase/integrase, which produces MLRIRFTKAALEALQGDGAKRTWVFDDQVPALACMVTPAGGKSFYVVKHRKGRTHQVRLGSVQELAVDRARRMAIDMVMEILAGRGPAPARQVVEDVPAELTLMEAFEEYMAHAATRRRDVTLAEYRRAWDMHLSTLQGRPVRELRRKDVEALHQRIGKDNGRIAANRLVATLKAVLHRAIAVHELGIPNPAARIEFFEEQERTRRLEAHELPAFLKAIDEDPSRDLRDFILLLLFTGVRKTNLLAMRWEHVSREKALWTIPGGESKTHRELHVVLSSHAMAILEQRAAGHAGPFVFPGRQKGHMASPQNGWDRICVRAGLTDLHMHDLRRSLASFQIDTGTPLEVIQKTLGHESKVTTEIYARLALDPVRASVERATEEMLRAKKD; this is translated from the coding sequence ATGCTGAGGATTCGATTCACGAAAGCGGCCCTGGAGGCCCTGCAGGGGGATGGTGCGAAGCGCACGTGGGTGTTCGACGATCAGGTGCCCGCGCTGGCCTGCATGGTGACCCCCGCGGGCGGGAAGTCCTTCTACGTGGTGAAGCACCGCAAAGGGCGCACACACCAGGTGCGCCTCGGCAGCGTGCAAGAATTGGCGGTGGATCGCGCCAGGCGCATGGCCATCGACATGGTGATGGAGATTCTAGCGGGCAGGGGGCCCGCGCCGGCGCGCCAAGTTGTGGAGGACGTGCCAGCCGAGCTCACGCTGATGGAGGCATTTGAGGAATACATGGCGCACGCGGCCACCCGGCGGCGAGACGTGACGCTGGCAGAGTACCGGCGTGCCTGGGACATGCACCTGAGCACGTTGCAGGGGCGCCCTGTGCGCGAGCTGCGGCGGAAGGACGTGGAGGCCCTGCATCAGCGAATTGGGAAGGACAACGGCCGTATCGCTGCCAACCGCCTGGTGGCCACGCTGAAGGCTGTCCTGCATCGCGCCATTGCCGTGCACGAACTGGGCATTCCCAACCCCGCTGCGCGCATCGAGTTCTTTGAAGAACAGGAGCGCACGCGACGGCTGGAAGCCCACGAGCTGCCGGCGTTCCTGAAGGCAATAGACGAGGATCCCAGCCGCGACCTGCGTGACTTCATCTTGCTCCTGCTCTTCACGGGAGTGCGCAAGACCAACCTGCTCGCCATGCGTTGGGAGCATGTATCACGCGAGAAGGCGCTCTGGACGATCCCAGGTGGGGAGTCGAAGACCCACCGCGAACTCCATGTGGTCCTATCCTCTCACGCCATGGCCATCCTGGAGCAGCGCGCGGCTGGGCATGCTGGGCCTTTCGTGTTCCCTGGACGCCAGAAGGGACACATGGCATCACCGCAGAACGGCTGGGACCGCATTTGCGTGCGGGCCGGCCTCACCGACCTTCACATGCACGACCTGCGCCGCAGCCTGGCTTCCTTTCAGATCGACACAGGCACGCCGCTGGAGGTGATCCAAAAGACGCTGGGTCATGAGTCCAAGGTGACTACGGAGATCTACGCCAGACTGGCGCTCGATCCCGTGCGGGCGAGTGTGGAGCGGGCGACGGAAGAGATGCTGCGGGCGAAGAAGGACTAA